The Shewanella zhangzhouensis genome has a window encoding:
- the pgeF gene encoding peptidoglycan editing factor PgeF, with product MLRPHWPLPPGVKLAFTDRKGGISEPPYDSLNLGLHVGDNAGRVECNRRELVAALALPAEPLWLDQVHGTEVYRVDDKQQGYGNISAAAPGGAKPPVADASYTNSAGIVCAVMTADCLPVLFASADGQEIAAAHAGWRGLCDGVLEQTLACFVTPTEQIYAYLGPAIGPQAFEVGAEVRDAFMAQDPGSDVCFTASGQNKFLANLFSLAMRRLMHAGVVQCFSTDICTYSHPNDYFSYRRDGVTGRMASLIWRD from the coding sequence ATGTTGCGCCCGCATTGGCCACTACCTCCAGGTGTGAAGCTTGCCTTTACCGATCGTAAGGGTGGCATAAGTGAGCCGCCCTACGACAGCCTGAACCTTGGGCTGCATGTGGGGGATAATGCGGGGCGGGTTGAATGCAATCGCCGCGAGCTTGTGGCAGCCCTGGCGTTGCCCGCCGAGCCACTTTGGCTCGATCAGGTGCACGGGACAGAAGTGTACCGGGTTGATGACAAACAACAGGGTTACGGCAATATTTCAGCTGCAGCTCCCGGTGGCGCAAAGCCGCCCGTTGCCGATGCCAGTTACACCAATAGTGCCGGTATAGTGTGCGCCGTAATGACGGCCGACTGCTTACCTGTGCTTTTTGCCTCTGCCGATGGTCAGGAGATTGCGGCTGCCCACGCGGGGTGGCGTGGTTTGTGTGATGGTGTGCTTGAGCAAACCCTGGCGTGTTTCGTTACGCCTACCGAGCAAATTTATGCTTATCTGGGCCCCGCCATTGGCCCGCAAGCGTTTGAGGTGGGGGCGGAAGTGCGCGACGCGTTTATGGCGCAGGATCCTGGCTCCGACGTGTGTTTCACGGCATCTGGCCAGAATAAGTTTCTGGCCAACCTCTTTTCACTGGCGATGCGACGACTGATGCATGCTGGTGTGGTGCAGTGTTTCTCGACAGACATCTGCACCTATTCTCACCCCAATGATTACTTTTCCTACCGGCGCGACGGCGTGACCGGCCGTATGGCCTCCCTCATCTGGCGGGATTAA
- a CDS encoding outer membrane protein assembly factor BamD: MYKFAKGSAVALLALALGACSSSGSQEDLVLSQKSPEALYAQARTSMELGNFSKAVKSLEALDSRFPFGAHKTQVQLDMIYAYYKLDDTPQAIANIDRFLRLNPTHPDVDYVQYMRGLVNMQADSYLFHDMMNIDRTDRDPKNAMDAFKDFERLIKIYPNSKYAADAHQRMQFLKNRLARYSIQVAEYYVKMNAWSAAAVRAQTVMESFPGTPSTERALEIMAQSYDELGQEQLKKHVLMVMQENFPANEMLEN; encoded by the coding sequence ATGTATAAATTTGCCAAAGGCTCGGCCGTTGCCTTGCTCGCGCTGGCGCTGGGCGCTTGTAGCAGCTCAGGAAGTCAGGAAGATCTCGTACTGAGCCAGAAGTCACCTGAGGCACTTTATGCCCAGGCCAGAACCTCCATGGAACTGGGGAATTTCTCCAAAGCCGTTAAAAGCCTGGAAGCCCTCGATTCCCGATTCCCCTTCGGTGCGCACAAGACTCAGGTTCAGCTGGACATGATCTATGCCTACTATAAGCTGGACGATACCCCCCAGGCGATTGCCAACATTGACCGCTTCCTGCGCCTCAACCCCACTCACCCCGATGTGGACTATGTGCAGTATATGCGGGGCCTGGTAAACATGCAGGCTGACAGCTATCTGTTCCATGACATGATGAACATAGATCGTACCGATCGTGATCCAAAAAATGCCATGGATGCCTTTAAGGACTTTGAGCGTCTTATCAAGATCTATCCAAACAGCAAATATGCGGCCGATGCCCATCAACGGATGCAGTTTTTGAAAAACCGCCTGGCCCGCTACTCCATTCAGGTGGCTGAATACTACGTCAAGATGAATGCATGGAGTGCCGCAGCCGTTCGAGCTCAAACTGTGATGGAGTCCTTCCCGGGCACTCCATCTACAGAACGTGCGCTGGAAATTATGGCCCAGTCCTATGATGAGCTTGGCCAGGAACAGCTTAAAAAGCATGTCCTGATGGTGATGCAGGAAAATTTCCCTGCCAATGAGATGCTGGAAAACTAA
- a CDS encoding sensor domain-containing diguanylate cyclase yields the protein MRLNHFNMLLGTLVTLAAFVTSFLIHGLFIRPGLMSEVRDQQLMEVKALKAGMNFFSQPLSTFSHDYGVWDEMVAFLQSPEPEFIESNLYDDAFVAAGMDGAFLFDTSGKLVWGYQGVPGLLPDSLESQATWIGPVLPDTKAVSAEVASTRRGLIRYGSKVMFFSNSNVLPSNGHGEVIGSFMVVRLIDVSLTDMLKQLTLVESSLSLANPRLHGRLPILEDPIHLDEVAQSHQWLVKDVFGAPALVMTVQHHKSEIPSFISRESMLIFATFMVVVLLGSVPLSLFVLTPLGNINRVLVKMTTRGRLTKINQSFFIDELHRLTGSFNQLAEMLERHQNYLESLSFKDPLTGIANRRGLEAFAARAHQEWLDGKGALGFLMVDVDEFKQYNDTQGHTAGDKALLSVAQTLLIECRRRGELVTRFGGEEFCVVVHGDDTLQMERLAERMLHRVRELAITHPSGQFGYITISVGGVLFEHYDPQFANTSWQDMLVMADKQLYLAKSEGRNRVCVRFMQAARLMKTVG from the coding sequence ATGCGGCTCAATCATTTCAATATGTTGCTCGGCACCTTGGTTACATTGGCCGCCTTTGTAACATCGTTTCTGATCCACGGCCTTTTTATTCGCCCGGGATTGATGAGTGAGGTGCGGGATCAGCAGTTGATGGAGGTAAAAGCCCTTAAAGCGGGCATGAATTTTTTCAGCCAGCCTCTGTCCACCTTTAGCCATGATTACGGTGTTTGGGATGAGATGGTGGCCTTTCTCCAATCTCCCGAACCTGAGTTTATCGAATCCAATCTTTATGATGATGCCTTCGTTGCCGCTGGTATGGATGGCGCCTTTTTATTTGATACCAGCGGAAAACTGGTATGGGGATATCAGGGGGTGCCGGGGCTGCTGCCGGATAGCCTTGAGTCGCAGGCGACCTGGATTGGTCCTGTATTGCCCGATACTAAAGCTGTGAGTGCTGAGGTCGCCAGTACTCGTCGGGGGCTAATCCGTTACGGAAGTAAGGTGATGTTTTTCAGTAACAGCAATGTGTTGCCAAGCAATGGCCATGGTGAAGTAATTGGCAGTTTTATGGTTGTTCGCCTGATAGATGTCTCACTCACGGATATGCTCAAGCAATTGACTCTGGTTGAGTCCAGTCTGTCTCTTGCTAATCCCAGGCTTCATGGACGCTTGCCCATTCTGGAAGATCCCATACACCTCGATGAGGTAGCTCAAAGTCATCAATGGCTGGTGAAGGATGTGTTTGGCGCGCCTGCGCTGGTGATGACAGTTCAGCATCACAAGAGTGAAATCCCCTCGTTTATTTCCCGTGAATCCATGTTGATTTTTGCCACTTTTATGGTGGTAGTGCTGCTGGGCTCAGTGCCTCTCTCGCTGTTTGTATTGACTCCCCTTGGTAATATCAATCGGGTGCTGGTGAAAATGACGACCCGGGGTCGACTCACCAAAATTAACCAATCCTTTTTTATCGATGAGCTGCACAGGCTGACTGGCTCATTTAACCAGTTGGCAGAAATGCTGGAGCGGCATCAAAACTATCTGGAATCGCTATCCTTCAAAGACCCGCTGACCGGCATTGCCAATCGTCGGGGTTTGGAGGCGTTTGCCGCCAGGGCCCATCAGGAGTGGTTGGATGGTAAGGGGGCTCTTGGATTTCTGATGGTTGATGTGGACGAGTTTAAACAATATAACGATACACAGGGCCACACAGCGGGTGATAAAGCCTTGCTCTCGGTCGCCCAGACACTACTGATTGAATGTCGGCGCAGGGGAGAGCTGGTCACCCGCTTTGGTGGTGAAGAGTTTTGTGTCGTGGTTCATGGCGACGATACCCTGCAAATGGAACGTTTGGCAGAGCGGATGCTGCACAGGGTGAGAGAGCTTGCCATTACCCATCCATCCGGCCAATTTGGTTACATTACTATCAGTGTTGGTGGTGTTCTCTTTGAGCACTACGATCCCCAGTTTGCCAATACATCCTGGCAGGATATGTTGGTCATGGCGGACAAGCAGCTGTACCTGGCCAAATCAGAGGGTCGCAACCGAGTGTGTGTCCGCTTTATGCAGGCAGCCAGATTGATGAAAACGGTAGGGTAA
- the rluD gene encoding 23S rRNA pseudouridine(1911/1915/1917) synthase RluD: protein MTQEINLKSEISATQTGLRLDQAIAELFPDYSRTRLKEWILGGNVYVDGVVVTKPREKVLESQVIEIEATLEEEVAAEAQAIDLDIVYEDDHILVINKQAGLVVHPGAGNADGTLMNALLHHCPEIEHVPRAGIIHRLDKDTTGLMVVAKTVEAQTHLVAALQARDITREYEAIVLGTMTAGGTVDAPIGRHPTKRTHMAVHHSGRPSVTHYRVAEKFRAHTRLRLRLETGRTHQIRVHMAHIGHVLVGDPVYGGRPKPPKNASPEFFEILKGFTRQALHAVRLELAHPVTMEIMSFNAPIPEDMVLLTKALRKDTEANPQDHI from the coding sequence ATGACCCAAGAGATTAATCTAAAAAGCGAGATTTCAGCAACACAAACGGGGCTGAGACTGGATCAAGCCATTGCGGAGTTGTTTCCCGACTATTCGCGCACCCGGCTGAAAGAATGGATCCTCGGTGGCAACGTCTATGTAGATGGTGTCGTTGTGACTAAACCCAGAGAAAAGGTACTCGAATCTCAAGTCATTGAGATTGAGGCCACCCTGGAAGAAGAAGTCGCGGCAGAGGCCCAGGCCATCGATCTCGATATTGTCTACGAAGACGACCATATTCTGGTGATCAATAAGCAGGCCGGCCTGGTCGTGCATCCCGGTGCCGGAAATGCCGATGGCACCCTGATGAACGCACTTTTGCACCACTGCCCTGAAATTGAACATGTGCCCAGAGCCGGTATCATCCATCGTCTGGATAAAGACACCACTGGTTTGATGGTGGTGGCAAAAACGGTAGAGGCCCAGACTCATTTGGTTGCTGCGCTGCAGGCCCGTGATATCACCCGTGAATACGAAGCCATAGTGCTTGGTACCATGACAGCCGGCGGTACTGTGGATGCTCCTATTGGTCGTCATCCAACCAAGCGCACCCACATGGCGGTGCACCACAGTGGCCGTCCTTCGGTGACCCATTACCGGGTAGCCGAAAAGTTCCGTGCCCATACCCGTTTGCGTCTGCGTCTGGAAACCGGCCGTACTCACCAAATTCGTGTGCATATGGCGCACATTGGTCATGTGCTGGTCGGGGACCCAGTATATGGTGGTCGTCCAAAGCCGCCTAAAAATGCCAGCCCGGAGTTTTTTGAGATCCTGAAAGGCTTCACCCGTCAGGCGCTGCACGCAGTCAGGCTCGAGCTGGCGCACCCGGTCACCATGGAAATCATGTCCTTCAACGCGCCAATCCCTGAAGACATGGTGCTGCTGACCAAGGCCCTTCGTAAAGATACTGAGGCCAATCCTCAGGACCATATCTGA